The following coding sequences lie in one Spinacia oleracea cultivar Varoflay chromosome 1, BTI_SOV_V1, whole genome shotgun sequence genomic window:
- the LOC130466150 gene encoding uncharacterized protein, with the protein MEEMEARVTKRVKDETIQEMNSKMDAMVMEKFITFAKELGVQIPSHMRIDANVHSSCRSGGLDPFADITEPVPCHLYLNIGSEKVFVAYGTICPELLLDHHNDVTSDNVKVSVDDFEPAYKEAPVPVPSQYIKKLAQAHGTFTQWPKHLVSLTNEEVTNICMII; encoded by the exons atggaggaaatggaagcaagagtgaccaaaagggtcaaagatgagacaatacaagagatgaactccaagatggatgccatggtcatggagaaatttatcacatttgctaaagaacttggtgtccaaataccaagccatatgaggatagacgcaaatgttcatagtagttgtcgttccgggggtttagatccatttgccgacattacg gaacctgtcccgtgccatctatacctgaacataggctcggagaaagtctttgttgcctatggtaccatatgtccagagttgctccttgatcaccacaacgacgtcacgtccgataacgtgaaagtgagcgttgatgattttgagcccgcgtacaaagaagctcccgtccccgtgccttctcaatatattaagaaacttgctcaagctcatggtaccttcactcagtggccaaaacatttggtgtcgcttacgaatgaggaggtaactaacatatgcatgataatttga
- the LOC130466151 gene encoding uncharacterized protein encodes MERISKPFNGRNYWNKKGYNLLDGAIETKRNIQVVKFNGGPKNESSKFRRFWRIKKTLKFSLKKAIISSPKKLWKNFKNGYINMMLKMAGGVGQIDGVSEFERRKTSQSRTFQVKYKNQDEFEARLVLEIYKALSTSKGLSEVA; translated from the coding sequence ATGGAAAGAATTTCAAAGCCGTTTAATGGGAGAAACTATTGGAACAAGAAAGGGTACAACCTCTTAGATGGAGCCATTGAAACCAAGAGGAACATACAAGTAGTGAAGTTCAATGGCGGACCGAAGAACGAATCCTCGAAATTTAGGAGGTTTTGGAGGATTAAAAAGACTCTAAAGTTTAGTTTAAAGAAGGCGATCATTTCCTCGCCAAAGAAGCTATGGAAAAACTTCAAGAATGGTTATATTAACATGATGTTGAAAATGGCCGGCGGAGTAGGGCAAATTGATGGTGTTAGTGAGTTTGAGAGGAGGAAGACCTCACAATCTAGAACTTTTCAAGTTAAGTATAAAAATCAAGATGAGTTTGAAGCAAGACTTGTTCTTGAGATTTATAAGGCCTTAAGTACCTCTAAAGGACTCTCTGAGGTTGCTTAG
- the LOC110801621 gene encoding zinc finger CCCH domain-containing protein 14 isoform X2, which yields MDNSSNDDYACDIIKNYCLFSSASSSPPSTPSAVAADASLEAGTGLYRARLILENQLYDELLNRYRLAITRLRELSREAIALQEENEWLRLTNGDLTRRLNGVLSVSEQPCVGNVFGASTYSPTSTVIDDDEEEDERITLPKSISIRSPGFFKLVNSPTQINHQSPSPTQHVNGTKLRVKNEEKALEMDVFNQGMYKTELCNKWQETGTCPYSQQCQFAHGVSELRPVIRHPRYKTQVCRMVLSGVPCPYGHRCHFRHSLS from the exons ATGGACAATAGTAGTAATGATGATTATGCTTGTGACATTATCAAAAACTATTGTTTGTTTAGTAGTGCTTCTTCCTCTCCTCCCTCAACACCCTCGGCGGTGGCCGCGGATGCGTCGTTGGAAGCCGGGACCGGACTCTACCGTGCTCGTCTCATCCTCGAAAACCAACTCTATGATGAGCTTCTTAACCGGTACCGGCTAGCCATTACTCGCCTCCGTGAGCTCAGTAGGGAAGCCATTGCCCTACAAGAGGAAAATGAGTGGCTAAGGTTGACCAATGGAGATCTCACCCGCCGCCTTAATGGTGTCTTGTCGGTTTCCGAGCAACCGTGTGTAGGTAATGTGTTTGGTGCTAGTACTTATAGTCCCACTAGTACTGTAATTGACGACGACGAAGAGGAGGATGAAAGGATTACACTGCCAAAGAGTATATCAATTAGATCACCGGGCTTCTTCAAACTTGTCAACTCGCCTACtcaaatcaatcatcaatctccAAGTCCAACTCAACATGTTAATGGAACA AAATTAAGGGTGAAAAATGAAGAGAAAGCATTAGAGATGGATGTGTTCAATCAAGGCATGTACAAAACAGAGTTATGTAACAAATGGCAAGAAACAGGGACTTGCCCATATAGCCAACAATGCCAATTTGCACATGGGGTTTCGGAACTCCGGCCTGTGATCCGACACCCACGGTACAAGACTCAGGTGTGCCGTATGGTCCTCTCCGGCGTCCCCTGCCCATACGGACACCGCTGCCACTTCCGTCATTCTCTCTCCTAG
- the LOC110801621 gene encoding zinc finger CCCH domain-containing protein 14 isoform X1, with the protein MDNSSNDDYACDIIKNYCLFSSASSSPPSTPSAVAADASLEAGTGLYRARLILENQLYDELLNRYRLAITRLRELSREAIALQEENEWLRLTNGDLTRRLNGVLSVSEQPCVGNVFGASTYSPTSTVIDDDEEEDERITLPKSISIRSPGFFKLVNSPTQINHQSPSPTQHVNGTVSICISSKLRVKNEEKALEMDVFNQGMYKTELCNKWQETGTCPYSQQCQFAHGVSELRPVIRHPRYKTQVCRMVLSGVPCPYGHRCHFRHSLS; encoded by the exons ATGGACAATAGTAGTAATGATGATTATGCTTGTGACATTATCAAAAACTATTGTTTGTTTAGTAGTGCTTCTTCCTCTCCTCCCTCAACACCCTCGGCGGTGGCCGCGGATGCGTCGTTGGAAGCCGGGACCGGACTCTACCGTGCTCGTCTCATCCTCGAAAACCAACTCTATGATGAGCTTCTTAACCGGTACCGGCTAGCCATTACTCGCCTCCGTGAGCTCAGTAGGGAAGCCATTGCCCTACAAGAGGAAAATGAGTGGCTAAGGTTGACCAATGGAGATCTCACCCGCCGCCTTAATGGTGTCTTGTCGGTTTCCGAGCAACCGTGTGTAGGTAATGTGTTTGGTGCTAGTACTTATAGTCCCACTAGTACTGTAATTGACGACGACGAAGAGGAGGATGAAAGGATTACACTGCCAAAGAGTATATCAATTAGATCACCGGGCTTCTTCAAACTTGTCAACTCGCCTACtcaaatcaatcatcaatctccAAGTCCAACTCAACATGTTAATGGAACAGTGAGTATTTGTATTTCCTCT AAATTAAGGGTGAAAAATGAAGAGAAAGCATTAGAGATGGATGTGTTCAATCAAGGCATGTACAAAACAGAGTTATGTAACAAATGGCAAGAAACAGGGACTTGCCCATATAGCCAACAATGCCAATTTGCACATGGGGTTTCGGAACTCCGGCCTGTGATCCGACACCCACGGTACAAGACTCAGGTGTGCCGTATGGTCCTCTCCGGCGTCCCCTGCCCATACGGACACCGCTGCCACTTCCGTCATTCTCTCTCCTAG